In Dyadobacter subterraneus, a single genomic region encodes these proteins:
- a CDS encoding MarR family winged helix-turn-helix transcriptional regulator, with amino-acid sequence MSKKIEFHFKKPEESPGYLLGQLTMLWQRKQKRVLDPLDLTSTQFALLCALAWLSRESDKVTQVDIANQGNADRMMVSKVLRTLEEKEFITRHDHPIDTRAKLIKLTTKGEVVLQKAIICVENADLEFFNELGSDLTSFNSTMLALIKQNTKDV; translated from the coding sequence ATGTCCAAAAAGATTGAATTTCATTTTAAGAAACCCGAAGAAAGCCCGGGTTATCTTTTGGGGCAGTTAACCATGCTATGGCAAAGGAAACAAAAGCGTGTGCTGGATCCTTTGGATCTAACCTCTACCCAGTTTGCGCTACTCTGTGCCCTGGCCTGGCTATCTAGGGAGAGTGATAAAGTTACGCAGGTCGATATAGCTAATCAGGGCAATGCGGATAGGATGATGGTGTCAAAGGTCTTAAGGACACTCGAAGAAAAAGAATTCATCACCCGCCATGATCACCCGATAGACACCAGGGCAAAGCTGATTAAGCTGACTACGAAAGGAGAAGTAGTACTTCAAAAAGCCATTATTTGTGTCGAAAACGCTGACTTGGAATTTTTCAACGAATTAGGATCAGATTTGACTTCTTTTAACTCCACTATGCTGGCACTCATCAAACAAAATACAAAAGACGTTTAA